Genomic DNA from Nitrospirota bacterium:
TGAGCGGGGCAATCGTTGAAAGAAAAGGGGATTGGTTCCCATGATAGCGCGCTACACGCGGCCCGAGATGGGGGCCCTCTGGACGCTTGAGAACAAGTACCGGAGCTGGCTGGACGTGGAGCTGGCCGTCTGCGAGGCGTGGGCCGAGGAGGGCGAGGTCCCCCGGTCCGCCCTCAGGGCCATCAAGGAGAAGGCGGGCTTCGACCCGGCCCGCATCGAGCAGATAGAGGCCGAGGTCCGCCACGACGTCATCGCCTTCCTCACCTCCGTGGCCGAGCACGTGGGGCCCGAGAGCCGCTACATCCACAAGGGGCTCACCAGCTCCGACGTGGTGGACACCGCCCAGGGCCTGCTTCTCAGGGCCGCGGCGGATATCATCAGGCGGGACATCCGCGCCCTCCGCGCCGTGCTCAAGAAAAAGGCCCTGGAGTTCAAGAAGACCCCCGTCATCGGCAGAAGCCACGGCGTGCACGCCGAGCCCATGACCTTCGGGATGAAGTTCGCCCTCTGGTACGAGGAGATGGGCCGGAACCTCAAGCGCATGGACGCGGCCCGGAAGGCCGTGAGCGTGGGGAAGCTCTCCGGCGCCGTGGGCACCTTCTCCAACGTGCCCCCCTCGGTGGAGGAGAAGGTCCTCCGGAGGCTTGGCCTTCAGCCCGAGCCGGTGGCCACCCAGGTGGTGCAGCGCGACCGCCACGCCGAGCTCATGAGCGCCCTGGCCATCACGGCGGCCACGGTGGAGAAGATAGCCGTGGAGATACGCCACCTCCAGCGCACCGAGGTGCGGGAGGCCGAGGAGCCTTTCGCCCGGGGGCAGAAGGGCTCC
This window encodes:
- the purB gene encoding adenylosuccinate lyase; this encodes MIARYTRPEMGALWTLENKYRSWLDVELAVCEAWAEEGEVPRSALRAIKEKAGFDPARIEQIEAEVRHDVIAFLTSVAEHVGPESRYIHKGLTSSDVVDTAQGLLLRAAADIIRRDIRALRAVLKKKALEFKKTPVIGRSHGVHAEPMTFGMKFALWYEEMGRNLKRMDAARKAVSVGKLSGAVGTFSNVPPSVEEKVLRRLGLQPEPVATQVVQRDRHAELMSALAITAATVEKIAVEIRHLQRTEVREAEEPFARGQKGSSAMPHKRNPVGSENLSGLARVVRANAVAAYENIALWHERDISHSSVERVILPDSTILADYMLDRLTGIIEGLHVYPDRMKRNMALSRGLYNSQRVLLALTEKGMTREDAYRLVQKNAMQSWRSRQEFKALLKKDSEVKKLLSPSELNGLFELGPYLKHVDYIFRRVFGQT